The proteins below come from a single Pseudarthrobacter sp. SSS035 genomic window:
- a CDS encoding response regulator transcription factor yields MATSHSMTNNLPQLTHPDGSPIRALVVDDEPSLSELMSMGLRMAGWSVAVASDGPEAVKLAKEFRPDVLVLDVMLPGFDGVELLGRIRAFAPEVPALFLTAKDAVQDRIVGLAAGGDDYVTKPFSMEEVLLRLHRLVQRSGVAAMDTAELVVGDLVLNIDTREVTRAGDNLQLTATQFELLRYLMENPKRVISKAQILDRVWNYDFGGQANIVELYISYLRKKVDAVHPPMIHTVRGAGYVIKPAE; encoded by the coding sequence ATGGCCACTTCGCACTCCATGACCAACAACCTTCCCCAACTGACCCACCCGGACGGCTCCCCCATCCGCGCCCTGGTGGTTGACGACGAACCCAGCCTTTCCGAGCTCATGAGCATGGGGCTGCGCATGGCCGGCTGGTCTGTTGCCGTGGCTTCGGACGGCCCGGAGGCCGTCAAGCTTGCCAAGGAGTTCCGCCCGGACGTCCTGGTGCTGGACGTGATGCTGCCAGGGTTCGACGGCGTTGAGCTGCTGGGCAGGATCCGCGCCTTCGCGCCCGAGGTACCTGCGCTTTTCCTGACTGCCAAGGACGCTGTCCAGGACAGGATCGTGGGCCTGGCGGCCGGCGGGGACGACTACGTAACCAAGCCGTTCAGCATGGAAGAGGTCCTGTTGCGACTGCACCGCCTGGTCCAGCGCTCCGGCGTTGCCGCGATGGACACTGCCGAACTTGTGGTGGGCGATCTTGTCCTCAACATCGACACCCGCGAAGTGACCCGTGCAGGCGACAACCTCCAGCTCACGGCCACCCAGTTCGAACTGCTCCGGTACCTCATGGAGAACCCCAAACGCGTGATCAGCAAGGCCCAGATCCTGGACCGCGTCTGGAACTATGACTTCGGCGGCCAGGCCAACATCGTGGAGCTCTACATCTCCTACCTGCGCAAGAAAGTTGATGCAGTGCACCCACCCATGATCCATACCGTGCGGGGCGCCGGCTACGTCATCAAGCCGGCCGAGTAA
- a CDS encoding cell wall metabolism sensor histidine kinase WalK — translation MSSPRLTPAPARSLLKPNTWHLRTRLILLAMALLVAICGAVGLFSYASMDSFLTGQLDEQLSQAAKRSNDPGRPPLGGFNGRPDPLDSRGQSVGTLNARILNGQIPSGGFLDSDTTRLPLDAEDKQTLLALAQNGLPVNRSLSNGDYRIVAVQTGYGDVLVTGLPLAAKESTLASLVWTFVFVSLGGLALIGLAGTVLIRRTMKPLEQLSEVATRVARLPLDAGEVALAVRVPPSNSNPGTEVGSVGHALNLMLDNVANALEARQRSETKVRQFVADASHELRTPLTAIRGYTELMRMTEDFTPDGRKSLARVQSQSERMTTLVEDLLLLARLDEGQPLKLSEVDLTQLVIETVSDEKVIAPDHHWRLELPDEPLAITGDASQLRQVLVNLLSNARKHTQPGTTVVTAVTKSANGGAAVTVTDDGGGIPAEFVDHVFSRFARADAARKGTAPASGAGASEGTSGLGLSIVQSIMEAHGGSVEVTSRAGRTEFALLFPTGILASSSDTRAQQGDTPPS, via the coding sequence ATGTCCTCGCCGCGACTAACTCCAGCACCTGCCCGGAGCTTGCTGAAACCGAACACCTGGCATCTGCGCACACGGCTGATCCTGTTGGCCATGGCCCTGCTGGTGGCCATCTGCGGAGCCGTGGGGCTGTTCAGTTACGCCTCCATGGATTCCTTTCTCACCGGGCAGCTGGATGAACAGCTGAGCCAGGCCGCCAAACGGTCGAACGATCCGGGCCGCCCGCCCCTGGGCGGATTCAACGGCAGGCCGGACCCGCTTGACTCCCGCGGACAGAGCGTGGGAACGCTGAATGCGCGGATCCTGAACGGCCAGATCCCCAGCGGCGGTTTCCTGGACTCGGACACCACGCGCCTACCCCTCGACGCCGAAGACAAGCAGACCCTGCTGGCGCTGGCGCAGAACGGCCTTCCCGTGAACCGCTCGCTGTCCAACGGGGATTACCGGATTGTGGCCGTGCAAACCGGCTACGGCGATGTCCTTGTCACGGGCCTTCCGCTCGCCGCCAAGGAGAGCACGCTGGCATCGCTGGTGTGGACCTTTGTTTTTGTCTCCTTGGGCGGCCTGGCGCTGATCGGACTGGCGGGAACCGTGCTGATCCGGCGCACCATGAAGCCGCTCGAGCAGCTTTCCGAGGTTGCAACCCGGGTGGCCCGGCTCCCGCTGGACGCGGGCGAGGTGGCACTCGCGGTGCGCGTCCCGCCGTCGAACTCCAATCCCGGAACCGAAGTGGGCAGCGTAGGGCACGCCCTCAATCTGATGCTGGACAACGTCGCCAACGCACTCGAGGCGCGGCAGCGGAGCGAGACCAAGGTGCGGCAGTTCGTTGCCGACGCTTCCCATGAGCTGCGCACCCCGCTGACCGCCATCCGCGGGTACACGGAGCTGATGCGGATGACCGAGGACTTCACGCCGGACGGCCGGAAATCCCTGGCCCGGGTCCAAAGCCAGTCCGAACGCATGACCACCCTGGTGGAGGATCTGCTCCTACTTGCCCGGCTCGATGAGGGCCAGCCCCTGAAGCTCAGCGAAGTAGACCTCACACAACTCGTGATCGAAACCGTCAGTGACGAGAAGGTCATCGCCCCGGACCACCACTGGCGCCTTGAACTGCCTGACGAGCCGCTCGCCATCACGGGTGATGCGTCCCAACTGCGTCAGGTGCTTGTCAACCTGCTCTCCAATGCGCGCAAGCACACGCAGCCGGGGACCACGGTGGTCACCGCTGTCACGAAGTCTGCCAATGGCGGCGCAGCGGTGACGGTAACGGACGACGGCGGGGGCATCCCTGCGGAATTCGTGGACCACGTTTTCTCCCGGTTTGCCCGCGCAGACGCGGCGCGCAAGGGTACGGCACCGGCCTCGGGCGCCGGGGCGTCCGAAGGCACCAGCGGCCTGGGCCTGTCCATTGTCCAGTCGATCATGGAGGCCCACGGCGGGAGCGTGGAAGTGACATCGCGGGCCGGGCGGACAGAGTTCGCGCTGCTTTTCCCGACCGGCATCCTGGCATCATCATCAGACACCCGGGCACAGCAAGGCGACACACCGCCGTCGTGA
- a CDS encoding HAD-IA family hydrolase, whose product MNIPTPAATRTPATQTLTCRAVLFDMDGTLVDSTAVVEEVWGEFAARYGLDIAEILRTSHGVQAADTVRRFAPEGADVVALTAELGAMERVRTAGIVALPGAARLLRSLPAQAVALVTSADRTLADIRMHAAGLAMPATAVTADLVTRGKPHPEGYLMAAGLLGVNSEDAVVFEDAPAGIAAGVAAGIRTVAVGPNTGELPAGVLHVADYRAVTASVETDAAGRQLISFRLDAGGSLS is encoded by the coding sequence ATGAACATCCCCACACCTGCCGCCACACGAACACCGGCTACACAAACGCTGACCTGCCGTGCCGTTCTTTTCGATATGGACGGCACACTGGTGGACTCCACGGCAGTGGTCGAAGAGGTCTGGGGAGAATTCGCGGCCCGGTACGGCCTGGACATCGCCGAAATCCTGCGCACTTCGCACGGCGTCCAGGCTGCCGATACCGTGCGCCGGTTCGCGCCGGAGGGAGCCGACGTCGTGGCGCTCACTGCGGAACTCGGCGCGATGGAACGGGTGCGGACTGCCGGTATCGTCGCGTTGCCGGGGGCTGCCCGCCTGCTTCGCAGCCTCCCGGCCCAGGCAGTTGCCCTGGTGACCTCAGCGGACAGGACCCTCGCGGACATCCGCATGCACGCCGCCGGACTGGCCATGCCGGCCACGGCCGTGACGGCGGACCTGGTCACACGGGGCAAGCCGCACCCGGAAGGCTATCTGATGGCCGCCGGTCTGCTGGGCGTCAATTCGGAGGACGCCGTGGTATTCGAGGATGCGCCCGCAGGAATCGCTGCAGGTGTTGCCGCAGGTATCCGTACGGTGGCGGTGGGTCCCAACACGGGCGAGCTGCCGGCAGGCGTGCTGCATGTCGCGGATTACCGTGCCGTGACCGCCTCCGTGGAAACGGACGCCGCGGGACGGCAGCTCATTTCTTTCCGGCTTGACGCCGGCGGATCACTTTCGTGA
- a CDS encoding VOC family protein — MDWKLELVFVPVSDVDRAKDFYVNKVGFNPDFDERPMDGIRFVQLTPPGSACSICIGEGLNDAPPGTAPSLQMVVSDIQAAHDHLKGNGVEVSDIDIQDWGHFVYFADPDGNKWAVQYIPSRDA, encoded by the coding sequence ATGGACTGGAAACTTGAACTCGTTTTTGTGCCCGTATCCGACGTGGACCGCGCCAAGGATTTCTACGTCAACAAAGTTGGATTCAACCCGGATTTCGACGAGCGGCCCATGGATGGCATCCGCTTCGTCCAGCTGACCCCGCCGGGATCCGCCTGCTCCATTTGTATTGGCGAGGGCCTCAATGACGCCCCTCCGGGTACGGCCCCAAGCCTGCAGATGGTGGTCAGCGACATCCAGGCTGCCCACGACCACCTCAAGGGCAACGGTGTGGAGGTCAGCGACATAGACATCCAGGACTGGGGGCACTTCGTCTATTTCGCCGATCCCGACGGCAACAAGTGGGCGGTGCAGTACATCCCGAGCCGTGACGCCTAA
- the upp gene encoding uracil phosphoribosyltransferase yields the protein MRTLVVDHPLVAHKLTVLRDKNTPSPVFRQLTEELVTLLAYEATREVRTQPVTIETPVSTTVGTAFTKPTPLVVPILRAGLGMLEGMTKLVPTAEVGFLGMARDEETLDIITYAERLPEDLTDRQIFVLDPMLATGGTLREAIKFLFKRGASDVTCICLLAAPEGLAKLEEELAEANVTIVLASIDERLDEKSYIVPGLGDAGDRLYGIAG from the coding sequence ATGCGCACTCTCGTTGTGGACCACCCGCTGGTCGCCCATAAGCTCACCGTCCTGCGGGACAAGAACACTCCGTCACCGGTCTTCCGGCAGCTGACGGAAGAGCTGGTGACCCTCCTGGCCTACGAAGCCACCCGTGAGGTCCGCACCCAGCCGGTCACCATCGAGACGCCGGTCAGCACCACAGTGGGCACCGCTTTCACCAAGCCCACGCCTCTGGTGGTTCCCATCCTGCGCGCCGGGCTCGGCATGCTTGAGGGCATGACCAAGCTGGTCCCCACCGCTGAGGTGGGCTTCCTGGGCATGGCCCGCGATGAGGAAACCCTGGACATCATCACCTACGCGGAGCGGCTCCCGGAGGACCTGACGGACCGGCAGATCTTTGTGCTGGATCCCATGCTTGCCACCGGCGGAACACTGCGCGAAGCCATCAAGTTCCTGTTCAAGCGCGGCGCCTCCGACGTCACGTGCATTTGCCTCCTGGCCGCGCCGGAAGGCCTGGCAAAGCTCGAAGAGGAACTGGCCGAGGCCAATGTGACCATCGTGCTGGCCTCCATTGACGAACGGCTCGACGAGAAGTCCTACATCGTTCCCGGGCTGGGCGACGCCGGCGACCGCCTGTACGGCATCGCCGGCTAA
- a CDS encoding phosphatase PAP2 family protein has protein sequence MLVGGALVVTMALLGAEVYDNVVDKEGLAALDLPALELSQGLRNPALDAGVTAFTNIGGGIGMPILASILTGWLTFLSRTWRPIVLVGGAAAVSTLATTVGKRLVGRNRPDHSEAVPPYETSPSFPSGHTLNTTVVIGVLVYVMCLQFEMLWARITAITAGVIFIIAMGLSRVFLGHHWLTDVMAGWFLGLAWVGMVILAHRLFHVLRKREHAGPAPTFEHPALRDDPSS, from the coding sequence ATGCTGGTGGGCGGTGCCTTGGTGGTCACCATGGCGCTCCTGGGTGCCGAGGTCTACGACAATGTGGTGGATAAAGAGGGGCTGGCCGCCCTGGACCTGCCCGCGCTGGAGCTGTCCCAGGGCTTGCGAAACCCCGCACTGGATGCCGGGGTAACGGCTTTTACCAACATCGGCGGGGGCATCGGCATGCCCATCCTGGCAAGCATCCTGACGGGCTGGCTCACGTTCCTGAGCCGGACGTGGCGCCCCATCGTCCTGGTGGGCGGCGCCGCGGCCGTCTCCACGCTGGCAACCACGGTGGGCAAGCGGCTGGTGGGCCGCAACCGTCCGGACCACTCCGAAGCGGTCCCGCCGTACGAGACTTCGCCGTCCTTCCCCAGCGGCCACACCCTGAACACGACGGTGGTGATCGGTGTCCTGGTGTACGTCATGTGCCTCCAGTTCGAGATGCTGTGGGCGCGCATCACGGCGATCACCGCAGGGGTGATCTTTATCATCGCGATGGGCCTCAGCAGGGTGTTCCTGGGCCACCACTGGCTGACGGATGTCATGGCCGGCTGGTTCCTTGGCCTTGCCTGGGTGGGCATGGTGATCCTGGCGCACCGGCTGTTCCACGTGCTGCGGAAACGCGAGCACGCGGGCCCGGCCCCCACGTTCGAACACCCCGCCCTGCGGGACGATCCGTCGAGCTGA
- the tadA gene encoding tRNA adenosine(34) deaminase TadA, whose amino-acid sequence MVAAETNHLEWMGLALDEARRALATEDVPIGAVVIGPDGAVLGSGRNQREELGDPTAHAEVVAIRQAADRLRALSKLDGGTGDGWRLADCTLVVTLEPCAMCAGAVVLARIPRVVFGAWDEKAGAAGSVFDILRERRLNHWVEVYGGVREEECGAVLRDFFAAHRSQL is encoded by the coding sequence ATGGTCGCCGCAGAAACGAACCACCTCGAATGGATGGGTCTTGCCCTGGACGAAGCCCGGCGCGCGCTGGCCACGGAGGACGTGCCCATCGGCGCCGTGGTGATTGGGCCCGACGGCGCCGTGCTGGGTTCCGGACGGAACCAGCGGGAAGAGCTGGGAGACCCCACTGCCCACGCGGAGGTGGTGGCCATCCGGCAGGCGGCTGACCGGTTGCGTGCCTTGTCCAAACTCGACGGCGGCACCGGGGACGGCTGGCGGCTGGCCGACTGCACGCTCGTGGTGACTCTGGAGCCGTGCGCCATGTGCGCCGGCGCGGTGGTCCTGGCCAGGATTCCCCGCGTGGTCTTCGGGGCCTGGGATGAGAAAGCCGGAGCGGCGGGCTCGGTGTTCGATATCCTCCGCGAGCGCCGGCTCAACCACTGGGTTGAGGTCTACGGCGGCGTCAGGGAAGAGGAGTGCGGAGCGGTCCTCAGGGACTTCTTCGCAGCGCACCGGAGCCAGCTGTAG
- a CDS encoding DNA glycosylase AlkZ-like family protein, protein MTTLPTSAAVLTPQAVIPQAVTPQSFSQDAPSQDAPDPQVLTPELLRAWAWHKQGLDGTLQGADAADVFRRAGWARSVGGANPYLTLFARAGTSRARADADVLSLKIHELPTARGCTYVLGQDDFAWGLQIGRDAAVAPFRVLARMGVERGEITLLEEEILHALAEAGNPLDPKQLKDLLGDSVRNLGEEGKKKGAATTLPTALGLLQADGRIRRVPANGRLDQQRYAYTLWGLPPTAMDDDAARSLLLQRYLGWTGGATVKQSQWFTGFTLAHTKAALAATGAVEVPTANGEVLRMMPDDVGRLALFEAPAEEQIQLLAGTDSLVLLRRNSGDLFAEQHKGKQVLGSTLALQADLQDHPIFDRGRIIGLWQYDPGKSRIAYWLFEGATPVVSRRIAEVEAWIRDELGDFRSFSLDSPASRQDRIGALDAAG, encoded by the coding sequence ATGACCACGCTCCCGACGTCCGCCGCCGTATTGACCCCCCAAGCTGTGATCCCCCAAGCCGTGACCCCACAATCCTTCAGCCAAGATGCCCCGAGCCAAGATGCCCCGGATCCGCAGGTGCTCACTCCGGAGCTCCTCAGGGCATGGGCCTGGCACAAGCAGGGCCTCGACGGCACACTCCAGGGCGCGGATGCCGCCGACGTGTTTCGCAGAGCGGGCTGGGCCCGTTCCGTCGGCGGCGCCAACCCGTACCTCACGCTCTTTGCCCGCGCGGGCACTAGCCGTGCGCGGGCGGATGCCGACGTCCTGTCGCTGAAAATCCATGAGCTGCCCACCGCCCGCGGCTGCACCTATGTGCTGGGACAGGATGACTTTGCGTGGGGCCTCCAGATCGGCCGGGACGCCGCCGTGGCGCCGTTCCGTGTGCTGGCAAGAATGGGCGTCGAGCGCGGCGAGATCACGCTGCTGGAGGAGGAGATCCTCCACGCCCTCGCCGAGGCCGGCAACCCGCTGGATCCCAAACAGCTCAAGGATCTCCTGGGCGATTCGGTCCGGAACCTCGGCGAGGAGGGCAAAAAGAAGGGCGCGGCCACCACGTTGCCCACGGCCTTGGGCCTCCTCCAGGCGGACGGCCGGATCCGGCGCGTGCCCGCCAACGGCCGGCTGGATCAGCAGCGCTACGCCTACACACTGTGGGGGCTGCCGCCCACCGCCATGGACGACGACGCCGCCCGCAGCCTCCTGCTGCAGCGCTATCTCGGCTGGACTGGCGGCGCCACGGTCAAGCAGTCGCAATGGTTCACCGGGTTCACTCTGGCCCACACCAAGGCGGCGTTGGCCGCCACTGGGGCGGTGGAGGTTCCCACCGCCAACGGTGAGGTGCTGCGGATGATGCCCGACGACGTCGGGCGGCTTGCGTTGTTCGAGGCGCCGGCGGAGGAACAGATTCAGCTGCTGGCCGGCACGGATTCGTTGGTCCTGCTCCGCAGGAACTCGGGGGATCTGTTTGCCGAGCAGCACAAGGGTAAGCAGGTCCTGGGGTCCACGTTGGCGTTGCAGGCTGACTTGCAGGATCATCCCATCTTCGACCGCGGCCGGATCATCGGGCTGTGGCAATACGATCCAGGGAAATCACGGATTGCCTATTGGCTCTTTGAAGGGGCCACGCCCGTAGTATCCCGGCGCATCGCCGAGGTAGAGGCCTGGATCCGGGATGAGCTGGGGGACTTCCGCTCGTTCAGCCTGGACTCGCCGGCCTCGCGCCAGGACAGGATCGGCGCCCTGGATGCCGCAGGCTGA
- a CDS encoding glycosyltransferase family 4 protein: MLVRFLVPANIRHSSGGNVYNARLTQGLRSLGVAVEMLAVDGSWPDASARDRRRLGGLLGAWDPRPDSPQADITPETVTLVDGLIACGAPDELEYAAAAGQHTWVLQHMPSPSHPDGEGRALRAAAGVICASSSAAASAAEKHGLRASPVALPGTDPAPVASGSDPPHIIAVAALLPNKDQLLTVAALARLRDLAWTASLVGTDDADPAYAAQVRAAIASSGMEDRVRVTGQLAGTELANEWNRTDLSLLVSRAEAFGLVVTESLAHGIPVIVREGTGAVDALGLAGRLAGRLAGRLAGRPDGERGGERDGGTYAVPGAAVGLAGPEGDAPRGNGPEDHHADVLAAVIRQWLVDESLRAGWRDAALAAREQLPGWDSTARNVLEILGTPAKTPGEESPAEEISAEGMPTAARTAGGQ, translated from the coding sequence ATGTTGGTCAGGTTCCTGGTCCCCGCCAACATCCGCCACAGCTCCGGCGGCAATGTCTACAACGCACGGCTCACCCAAGGTCTGAGATCGTTGGGGGTTGCCGTGGAGATGCTGGCGGTGGACGGTTCGTGGCCTGACGCCAGCGCTAGGGACCGACGGCGGCTGGGCGGCCTGCTGGGCGCCTGGGACCCAAGGCCGGACTCACCGCAGGCGGACATCACCCCGGAAACGGTCACCCTCGTGGACGGGCTGATTGCGTGCGGTGCGCCTGACGAACTGGAGTACGCCGCGGCCGCCGGACAACACACGTGGGTCCTTCAACACATGCCTTCGCCCAGCCACCCCGACGGCGAAGGGCGGGCACTGCGGGCGGCCGCCGGAGTGATCTGCGCCAGTTCGTCCGCAGCGGCCTCGGCGGCAGAAAAGCACGGGCTCCGCGCCAGCCCGGTTGCCCTGCCCGGGACGGACCCTGCACCCGTGGCGTCGGGTTCGGACCCGCCCCACATCATTGCGGTGGCCGCGCTGCTGCCCAACAAGGACCAGCTGCTGACCGTGGCCGCGCTGGCCCGGCTCCGGGACCTCGCCTGGACAGCGTCCCTGGTGGGAACGGACGACGCCGATCCCGCCTATGCGGCACAGGTCCGGGCAGCCATTGCCTCCTCTGGAATGGAGGACAGGGTGCGCGTGACCGGCCAGCTCGCCGGGACCGAACTGGCGAACGAATGGAACCGGACAGACCTGAGCCTTCTCGTGTCGCGGGCCGAAGCCTTTGGGCTTGTGGTGACGGAATCGCTGGCCCACGGCATTCCCGTCATCGTGCGGGAGGGAACCGGCGCCGTGGACGCGTTGGGCCTCGCCGGGAGACTCGCCGGAAGACTTGCCGGCAGGCTCGCGGGAAGACCGGACGGCGAGCGTGGTGGTGAACGTGATGGCGGGACATATGCGGTGCCAGGTGCCGCCGTCGGACTCGCCGGACCCGAAGGCGACGCACCTCGTGGCAACGGACCTGAAGACCACCACGCGGACGTGCTCGCTGCCGTGATCCGGCAGTGGCTGGTGGACGAATCCCTCCGCGCCGGCTGGCGTGACGCTGCTCTGGCGGCGCGGGAGCAGCTGCCCGGCTGGGACTCCACCGCCCGGAACGTCCTGGAAATCCTCGGCACGCCTGCCAAAACGCCTGGTGAAGAATCGCCCGCTGAAGAAATCTCCGCCGAGGGGATGCCTACCGCTGCGCGTACGGCCGGTGGACAATAA
- a CDS encoding 6-carboxytetrahydropterin synthase → MFSLTVRRHFMIAHSLPREAFGPAQALHGATFVAEVTFRRRALNQDSIVLDIGAAGSIIEDVLSGLNYKNLDEHPDFDGKLSTTEALAEYIAHAVAAKLTDDDDGRELAGIDVTLRENPDAWATYTLDLSA, encoded by the coding sequence GTGTTCAGCCTGACCGTCCGACGCCACTTTATGATCGCCCACAGCCTGCCGAGGGAGGCATTTGGCCCGGCCCAGGCCCTCCACGGGGCGACGTTCGTGGCGGAGGTGACGTTCCGCCGTCGTGCGCTGAACCAGGACTCGATCGTCCTGGACATCGGGGCCGCCGGCAGCATCATCGAGGACGTGCTGTCCGGCCTCAACTATAAAAACCTGGACGAGCACCCGGACTTCGATGGCAAGCTCAGCACCACCGAGGCGCTCGCGGAATACATCGCCCACGCCGTCGCAGCCAAGCTCACGGATGACGACGACGGCCGCGAGCTCGCGGGGATCGACGTCACCCTGCGCGAAAATCCGGACGCGTGGGCCACCTACACCCTCGACCTGTCCGCCTGA
- a CDS encoding zinc-binding alcohol dehydrogenase has protein sequence MTKSRKEAQATAYWTTGPEHGELRNEALPAPGPGEALVRTLYSGISKGTEIVVHKGSVPPRVAAEMRAPHQEGTFPSPVKFGYLSVGVVEEGPEGWASQKVFCLNPHQDRYVISTDALTRIPDGVPARRAVLTGTVETAVNALWEAGPRLGDRIAVVGAGLVGGMVATLLRTFPLARLQLVDVDPERKQLADRLGVEFTRPDDAKPDCDIVFHCSASQEGLERSLQLAGDEGEIIEMSWYANRKVTLPLGEDFHARRLSIRASQVGVVARARRHRRTTAERLELAVELLKDPIFDAFLTGASPFTDLPAVVQNLADGTLEALCYVIEYPNADSPAEADPKDRK, from the coding sequence ATGACCAAGTCACGCAAAGAAGCGCAGGCGACCGCATACTGGACCACGGGCCCGGAACACGGCGAGCTCCGCAACGAGGCACTGCCCGCTCCCGGGCCCGGCGAAGCCTTGGTCCGCACACTGTATTCAGGCATCAGCAAGGGCACGGAAATTGTGGTGCACAAAGGCTCCGTCCCGCCCCGCGTGGCTGCGGAAATGCGCGCCCCGCACCAGGAGGGTACCTTCCCGTCGCCCGTGAAGTTCGGATATCTCTCCGTGGGCGTCGTGGAGGAGGGGCCCGAAGGCTGGGCGAGCCAGAAAGTCTTCTGCCTCAATCCGCATCAGGACCGCTACGTCATTTCCACTGACGCCCTCACCAGGATTCCCGACGGCGTCCCCGCCCGCCGAGCCGTCCTCACCGGCACCGTGGAAACCGCCGTCAACGCCCTCTGGGAAGCCGGACCGAGGCTGGGGGACCGGATCGCCGTCGTCGGCGCGGGTCTGGTGGGTGGCATGGTGGCGACACTGCTGCGGACTTTCCCGCTGGCCCGCCTGCAACTCGTGGACGTGGACCCGGAACGGAAGCAGTTGGCGGACAGGCTCGGCGTGGAGTTCACCCGCCCGGATGATGCCAAACCCGACTGCGACATCGTGTTCCACTGCTCCGCTTCCCAGGAAGGCCTCGAACGCAGCCTGCAGCTGGCTGGCGATGAGGGGGAGATCATCGAGATGTCCTGGTATGCCAACCGCAAGGTCACGCTGCCGCTGGGTGAAGACTTTCACGCACGCAGACTCTCCATCCGGGCCAGCCAGGTGGGCGTGGTTGCCCGGGCACGGCGGCACCGCCGGACCACGGCCGAGCGCCTGGAATTGGCAGTTGAGCTCCTCAAGGACCCCATCTTCGATGCCTTCCTCACCGGCGCCTCGCCATTCACGGACCTGCCGGCCGTGGTGCAGAACCTCGCCGATGGCACGCTCGAAGCCCTGTGCTATGTGATCGAATACCCCAACGCAGACAGCCCCGCGGAAGCCGACCCCAAGGACAGGAAGTAG